CTTCCTCTATATTAACTTCTTCTTCAGCTTTACTATAAGGAATGTTACCTTCATTGCAATTTATGATAATTACATTTTTAAACTCCATCCCTTTGACTCCATGTATGGTACTCAATATTACACTATTTTCATTAACTTCTTTTTTATTTATTTCTTTTTCTACTTCCTCTACATGAACTAAAAATGTTAAAATACTTGTATATCCTTCCGCAGCTTCTTTTAATTCATCTACTATTTGTAAAAGTTCTTCCTTATCAATTTTTATTCTTTCACTGTATTCTTTAATATAATTTTCATAACCTAAAGTATGCATTATATGCCCTATAGCATCTTGAGCGCTCATTTTATTCATTTTATTTATATCCTTTTCAAGGTTTTCTAAATTTTTTATTTGAAAAGGTTGTATGTCCTTTTGCTCTTTTAATATATCAAAACTATTTTTAGCATATTTATATCTTCTTACTCTTTCTACATTTAACTTACTTATATATCTGAAAGGTTTATTTATAATCTTTAAAAAACCTTTTTTATCATAAGGATCTATACAAACTTGCATATAAGTTAGTATATCCCTACATACAAAATGATAAAAAAAATTATAACCTTTATCTAAAAGTCTAAAAGGTATTCTTTTTTTAAAGAATACATCTGTTAGACTTCTACTTTCCATATTAGTTCTATAAAGTATGGCTATATCTTTATAGTCATATCCTCTTTTTATACTTCCTTCAATTATTTTGCTTATTTCATCTGCTTGCTCTCTCTCATTTAAAAAGGATTTTAACACTATGTTTTTATCATAATTATTGTAAGCTTCTATTTTTTTATTATTTCTTAATCTATTATTTATAATGAGGTTTCTTGAAATATCTACTATATTTTTAGGACTTCTATAATTATACCTTAAATATATCTTTTCTCCATTTTCAAAATAATCATTGAAATTAACCATACATTCTGGCTTAGAACCTCTAAAAGAATATATGCACTGATCCTCATCTCCCACTGCAAATAATGAATTTCCGTTACATAACATTTGAAGAATGTTTATTTGCAATGTATCACAATCTTGAAATTCATCTACTAATATGTATTTAAATAATTTGTTATATCCTTTAAGTACTCTTTCATTTTCCTTTAGAAGTTTAAACATATTTATTTGCAAATCATCAAAATCTAAAAGTTCTTTTTTGCTTTTGTACTCCTCATAATTATTAAAACAATTCTCAAATATACTTTTATCAATTTTAGGGACAAAACTATCCATAGTTAACCCACTAGTTTTTAAAAATGATATATCATTCAAAACATCTCTT
Above is a window of Clostridium sporogenes DNA encoding:
- a CDS encoding ATP-dependent helicase → MIDYGFLDQYQKEAVKCHKDNTLVVAPPGSGKTTVIINRVVHLIENLKVNSNNILVITFTRAAAMNMKERYNKISGSIKSPFFGTFHGLFYKILNRHFKDINIISSKEAYLLINNILISYLDSVNEDKVRDVLNDISFLKTSGLTMDSFVPKIDKSIFENCFNNYEEYKSKKELLDFDDLQINMFKLLKENERVLKGYNKLFKYILVDEFQDCDTLQINILQMLCNGNSLFAVGDEDQCIYSFRGSKPECMVNFNDYFENGEKIYLRYNYRSPKNIVDISRNLIINNRLRNNKKIEAYNNYDKNIVLKSFLNEREQADEISKIIEGSIKRGYDYKDIAILYRTNMESRSLTDVFFKKRIPFRLLDKGYNFFYHFVCRDILTYMQVCIDPYDKKGFLKIINKPFRYISKLNVERVRRYKYAKNSFDILKEQKDIQPFQIKNLENLEKDINKMNKMSAQDAIGHIMHTLGYENYIKEYSERIKIDKEELLQIVDELKEAAEGYTSILTFLVHVEEVEKEINKKEVNENSVILSTIHGVKGMEFKNVIIINCNEGNIPYSKAEEEVNIEEERRLFYVGVTRAKENLYLTVPKVIRGKNKDTSNFIKECKLDKELLKNDYFKGKERVIHKVFGEGIIESQEEDYVEIGFLDGTKRKFDRNVIAKSNIIKKKSVS